One window from the genome of Caloranaerobacter sp. TR13 encodes:
- the fabZ gene encoding 3-hydroxyacyl-ACP dehydratase FabZ produces MLTNIDIQKIIPHRYPFLLVDKIIEIEEGKKAVGIKNVTINEPFFQGHFPGNPIMPGVLIVEAMAQVGAVAVLSLEENKDKLAVFTGIDKVRFKKQVKPGDTLRMEVELIALRRGIGKAEAVAYVGDEVACKGTLMFGLVDNE; encoded by the coding sequence ATGCTTACAAATATTGATATTCAAAAAATTATTCCACATAGATATCCCTTTCTTTTAGTTGATAAGATTATCGAAATAGAAGAAGGTAAAAAGGCAGTAGGAATAAAAAATGTAACTATAAATGAACCTTTCTTTCAAGGACACTTTCCAGGTAATCCTATAATGCCAGGAGTACTTATTGTGGAAGCTATGGCTCAGGTTGGGGCAGTAGCAGTGTTAAGTCTTGAGGAAAACAAGGATAAATTAGCCGTATTTACAGGAATAGATAAGGTTAGATTTAAAAAACAGGTAAAACCAGGAGATACATTGAGAATGGAAGTTGAGCTTATTGCGTTAAGAAGAGGTATAGGCAAAGCAGAAGCAGTTGCCTATGTAGGTGATGAAGTAGCTTGTAAGGGAACATTGATGTTTGGTCTAGTGGATAATGAATAA
- a CDS encoding acetate uptake transporter — MSNNQTQNVKITNADPSAVGLLGLALVTLVASSQKLGLTSGVSFIVPWAIFLGAFAQLFACINDSKRNNIFGTTAFGGYAFFWFSVAASWMIKLGVFGEKMAANADVKQLGFAFVGYLIFSIYMTIGSMETNKVLFIIFVLIDLLFIGLSLSTFGIAAEATHKLAAYSEFLISIFSFYGSAAVVLNGHFGKEFLPVGKPFGIFK, encoded by the coding sequence ATGAGTAATAATCAAACACAGAATGTGAAAATCACTAATGCAGACCCTTCAGCTGTCGGTTTATTAGGACTTGCACTAGTAACTCTTGTAGCTTCATCACAAAAGCTTGGACTTACAAGTGGTGTATCTTTTATAGTTCCTTGGGCTATTTTCTTAGGCGCATTTGCTCAATTATTTGCTTGTATCAATGATTCTAAACGTAATAATATTTTCGGTACTACAGCTTTTGGTGGATATGCATTCTTTTGGTTTTCAGTAGCAGCTTCTTGGATGATTAAGTTAGGAGTTTTCGGCGAAAAAATGGCAGCAAATGCAGATGTTAAGCAACTTGGATTTGCTTTTGTTGGATATCTTATTTTTTCTATTTATATGACAATCGGTTCAATGGAAACTAATAAAGTATTGTTTATTATCTTCGTATTAATAGATCTTCTATTTATAGGTCTGTCATTAAGTACATTTGGTATAGCTGCTGAAGCTACTCACAAGCTTGCTGCTTATTCAGAGTTCTTAATATCAATATTTTCATTCTATGGTTCTGCAGCAGTAGTTTTAAATGGACATTTCGGAAAAGAATTTTTACCAGTTGGAAAGCCATTTGGTATATTTAAATAA
- a CDS encoding acetyl-CoA hydrolase/transferase family protein: protein MLESRIRDKELLKKVTTAEEAALLIKNGMTIATSGFTPSGYPKAVPLALAKRVKDTKEDLKVNLITGASVGDELDGELAKLGIIHKRLPYQTQKDCREGINLGKIKFIDMHLSHLPQYINYDFLGKIDLAIIEAVGITEEGYIIPSTSVGITPTIVQKAEKIIVEINTSQPLELEGMHDIYLIRKPPFRQPIPITKADDRIGFNYIPLEKEKIEAIVITDIKDNVRPLAEVDEVSKKMADNLISFLEEEIKFGRIPKEMLPLQSGVGSVANAVLAGLLKSRFENLEFYTEVIQDSVLDLIDADKVKIASGTSLTPSEKGLVKFYNNIKKYKNKVILRPQEISNNPEVIRRLGVIAINTAIEVDIFGNVNSTNILGCKMMNGIGGSGDFTRNAYISIFTTQSIAKSGDISAIVPMVSHCDHTEHDVDVIITEQGLADLRGLCPRERAKLIIEKCVHPDYKDMLNDYFKRALKGGNLHTPIILKEALSWHQRYIETGSMK, encoded by the coding sequence ATGCTTGAAAGCAGAATAAGGGATAAAGAATTATTAAAAAAAGTTACTACTGCAGAAGAAGCTGCACTTCTTATCAAAAATGGTATGACCATAGCTACGAGTGGTTTTACACCTTCTGGTTATCCAAAAGCAGTTCCTTTGGCATTAGCTAAAAGGGTTAAAGATACAAAAGAGGATTTAAAAGTTAATTTAATAACAGGTGCATCGGTAGGAGATGAATTAGATGGAGAATTGGCTAAATTAGGAATAATACACAAAAGACTACCGTACCAAACCCAAAAAGATTGTAGAGAAGGAATAAACTTAGGTAAAATTAAATTTATTGATATGCATCTAAGTCATCTTCCACAATATATTAATTATGACTTTTTAGGTAAAATTGATTTAGCAATAATAGAGGCTGTAGGTATTACAGAAGAAGGTTACATTATACCTTCGACATCTGTAGGAATAACGCCAACAATTGTACAAAAAGCCGAAAAAATTATAGTTGAAATAAATACAAGCCAGCCTTTAGAATTAGAGGGTATGCACGATATATACTTAATTCGAAAGCCACCTTTTAGGCAGCCTATTCCAATTACAAAGGCAGATGATAGAATAGGGTTTAACTATATACCTTTAGAAAAGGAAAAAATAGAGGCAATAGTTATTACAGATATTAAAGATAATGTAAGACCTTTAGCTGAAGTTGATGAAGTAAGCAAAAAAATGGCAGATAATCTAATATCTTTTTTAGAAGAAGAGATAAAATTTGGAAGGATACCAAAAGAAATGTTGCCTTTACAATCAGGGGTAGGTTCAGTTGCTAATGCTGTACTGGCTGGTTTGTTAAAATCTAGATTTGAAAATTTAGAATTTTATACAGAAGTTATTCAAGATTCAGTTTTAGATTTAATTGATGCTGACAAAGTGAAAATAGCATCAGGTACGTCTTTAACACCATCTGAAAAAGGTTTAGTTAAATTTTATAACAATATTAAAAAATATAAAAATAAAGTTATTTTAAGACCTCAAGAAATCAGTAATAACCCAGAAGTTATAAGAAGATTAGGAGTTATTGCAATAAATACTGCTATTGAGGTTGATATATTTGGAAATGTTAATTCAACTAATATATTAGGGTGTAAAATGATGAATGGAATTGGGGGCTCAGGTGATTTTACAAGAAATGCATATATTTCGATTTTTACAACACAATCTATAGCAAAAAGTGGAGATATATCAGCAATTGTTCCGATGGTATCACATTGTGATCATACAGAGCATGATGTCGATGTAATAATAACAGAGCAGGGATTAGCAGATTTACGTGGATTATGTCCCAGAGAGAGAGCTAAATTAATTATAGAAAAATGTGTTCATCCTGATTATAAAGATATGCTCAATGATTATTTCAAAAGAGCTTTAAAAGGAGGCAACTTACATACACCTATTATTTTAAAAGAAGCCTTATCCTGGCATCAAAGATATATAGAAACAGGCAGTATGAAATAA
- a CDS encoding M20 family metallopeptidase, translating to MKDIVLRQINELKKELIELSEYIYKNPELGYEEFKSSKAHVKLLKKHGFNVEEEYMGIKTAFRAEFTSEIKGPTIAYLCEYDALPDIGHGCGHNLLGTISTGAGIVLSKFLSNIGGKVVVFGTPAEETSGAKVHMADKGAFDEVDIAMLAHPADKHYKSGTSLAMEAIQFTFKGRSAHAAAYPDKGINALDAAINTFNNINALRQHIRSDARIHGIIVEGGRAANIVPELAIAQFYVRASTKSYLKELSSKVKNCAMGAALAAGAQLEISNYEASYDDLVTNNTLSNIYCEKLMAMGVENIYESRESYGSLDIGNVSHVCPTIHPYFAITDRELVAHTKEFADATITSKAYEEMCKTIGALVLTAIEVIKDKNLLKAIKEEFEKTRSN from the coding sequence ATGAAGGATATTGTTTTAAGACAGATAAACGAGCTAAAAAAGGAGCTTATCGAATTAAGTGAATATATTTATAAAAATCCTGAATTAGGCTATGAAGAGTTTAAATCTAGTAAGGCTCATGTTAAGCTTTTGAAAAAACATGGCTTTAATGTAGAGGAAGAATATATGGGAATAAAAACAGCTTTTAGGGCAGAATTTACTAGTGAAATTAAAGGTCCTACAATTGCATATCTATGTGAATACGATGCTTTGCCAGATATAGGACACGGCTGCGGACATAATCTGTTAGGTACAATAAGTACAGGTGCAGGAATAGTTTTAAGCAAATTTCTCTCTAATATAGGAGGTAAAGTCGTTGTATTTGGAACTCCAGCAGAAGAAACTAGTGGAGCAAAGGTGCATATGGCAGACAAAGGAGCTTTTGATGAAGTAGATATTGCTATGTTAGCACATCCAGCAGATAAGCATTATAAAAGTGGGACTTCTCTTGCTATGGAGGCAATACAATTTACATTTAAAGGGAGATCAGCTCATGCAGCAGCATATCCAGATAAGGGGATTAATGCACTTGATGCAGCAATAAATACATTTAATAATATAAATGCTTTAAGGCAGCATATTAGATCAGATGCTAGAATACATGGTATAATCGTAGAAGGAGGTAGAGCGGCAAATATTGTACCAGAATTAGCTATTGCACAGTTTTATGTAAGAGCTTCAACTAAGTCATATTTAAAAGAATTAAGCTCTAAAGTAAAAAATTGTGCAATGGGTGCAGCTTTAGCAGCTGGAGCACAGTTAGAAATAAGTAATTATGAGGCATCTTATGATGATTTGGTTACAAATAATACATTATCTAATATTTATTGTGAAAAACTTATGGCTATGGGGGTAGAAAATATATATGAATCTAGAGAAAGTTATGGTTCATTAGATATAGGAAATGTTAGCCATGTTTGCCCTACAATACATCCGTATTTTGCAATTACAGACAGAGAATTGGTAGCTCATACAAAAGAATTTGCAGATGCAACTATTACTTCGAAAGCGTATGAAGAAATGTGCAAGACAATAGGGGCATTAGTATTAACAGCAATAGAAGTGATAAAGGATAAAAATCTACTAAAAGCGATTAAAGAAGAATTTGAAAAAACAAGAAGTAATTAA
- a CDS encoding M20 family metallopeptidase, producing the protein MNGLIDIKKYFETGELVKLTQELVRIPSHKDVEHREKEVAEYIYNFCIENGLKAELQQVDGERKNVIAYLKGIGYGKNLMFNGHTDTVPPYNMTIDPFAAEIKDECIWGRGTVDMKGAIACMLITMLAIKRSGIILDGDIIFTGVIGEEEKSEGTEYIVKSGIKADGAIVGEPSNYEYAIGHRGLEWLEIKIKGRAAHGGVPHLGINAISKAAKLINKIEQELYPKLESRYNEFMGPSVMNFGAIEGGSQPSTVADWCSIKIDRRYIPGETVESVIGEYQEIIDKLKKEDPDFDAEIIRMPNNMLTLDHLYLMTDPSEQIVISTKEALKEVIGKEPEITRRRGWTDAALLSNYAKIPTVVCGPGDISYSHTKNEHVPIKDLINMVDVYSKIAFKFCGI; encoded by the coding sequence GTGAATGGCTTGATAGACATAAAAAAATATTTCGAAACAGGAGAGTTAGTAAAGCTTACCCAAGAACTTGTTAGAATACCAAGTCATAAAGATGTAGAGCACAGAGAGAAAGAAGTAGCAGAGTACATATATAATTTTTGTATAGAAAATGGCTTAAAAGCTGAACTTCAACAAGTTGATGGCGAAAGGAAAAACGTTATTGCATACTTAAAAGGAATAGGATATGGAAAAAATCTAATGTTTAATGGTCATACTGATACTGTGCCACCTTATAATATGACAATAGATCCATTTGCAGCTGAAATTAAAGATGAATGCATTTGGGGTAGAGGAACTGTTGATATGAAAGGTGCTATAGCTTGCATGTTAATAACCATGTTAGCAATAAAAAGGTCAGGGATTATTTTAGATGGAGATATTATTTTTACAGGCGTTATTGGTGAAGAAGAAAAAAGTGAAGGGACAGAATATATTGTAAAATCAGGCATTAAAGCTGATGGAGCTATAGTTGGAGAGCCGTCTAATTATGAGTATGCAATTGGTCATAGAGGGCTGGAATGGTTAGAAATAAAGATAAAGGGCAGGGCAGCTCATGGGGGAGTTCCTCACTTAGGTATTAATGCTATTTCTAAAGCAGCTAAACTAATTAACAAAATAGAACAAGAACTATATCCTAAATTAGAAAGTAGATATAATGAATTTATGGGGCCTTCAGTGATGAATTTTGGGGCAATAGAAGGAGGAAGTCAGCCGAGTACAGTAGCTGATTGGTGCTCCATAAAGATAGATAGAAGATATATACCGGGAGAAACAGTTGAATCAGTTATCGGTGAATATCAGGAAATAATAGATAAGCTTAAGAAAGAAGACCCTGATTTTGATGCAGAAATAATTAGAATGCCCAATAATATGTTAACGCTTGATCATCTATATTTAATGACAGATCCTAGTGAACAGATAGTAATATCAACTAAAGAAGCTTTAAAAGAGGTAATAGGAAAAGAACCAGAAATTACTAGAAGAAGAGGATGGACTGATGCGGCACTACTTTCAAATTATGCTAAAATACCTACGGTAGTTTGTGGTCCTGGAGATATTTCCTATTCACATACTAAAAATGAGCATGTTCCAATAAAAGACCTTATTAATATGGTGGACGTGTATTCAAAAATAGCTTTTAAGTTTTGTGGAATTTAA
- a CDS encoding YfcC family protein: protein MSVNVIEKKKFKVPHTYVILFSVIIIMAVLTYIIPAGQFERVKDPNTGRTVVDPASFHVVEQNPTKLFDLFKAVPKGMKDAASIVFFIFIVGGAFQIITATGAIEAGIGKIALALKGKEKLLIPIFLVLFSIAGGTFGMAEEAIVFVPIGIALARALGFDAITGTAMITLGAACGFTSGFMNPFTVGVAQGIAELPLFSGIGLRLIILVFMLIVTAWYVMRYGNMVKKDPSKSIVRELELEEKDKVIDLTNIPKLESNHYLVLLAVVAGFGFIIWGVFKSGWYITEIGSMFLAMGIVGGFLGKLGPSKIAEEFVKGARSIVFGALVVGIARGILIVMEDGLIIDSIINGLALAIKNLPKSISVLGMYVVQVIINFFIPSGSGQAAATMPIMAPLADVIGVNRQVAVTAYQFGDGFTNSIIPTSAALMGVLSIAKIKYEKWVKFLWPLMLMWLGLGAIFLIIANAINYGPF, encoded by the coding sequence ATGTCAGTTAATGTTATTGAGAAAAAGAAATTTAAAGTCCCGCATACTTATGTAATTTTGTTCAGCGTTATTATTATAATGGCTGTGTTGACATATATCATACCAGCAGGTCAATTTGAGAGAGTAAAAGATCCAAATACAGGAAGAACAGTTGTAGATCCAGCATCTTTCCATGTTGTTGAACAAAATCCGACAAAATTATTTGATTTATTTAAAGCAGTACCTAAAGGTATGAAAGATGCTGCTAGTATAGTATTTTTTATCTTTATAGTAGGAGGGGCATTTCAGATAATTACTGCAACTGGTGCTATTGAAGCCGGTATAGGTAAGATTGCATTAGCATTGAAAGGCAAAGAGAAGCTACTTATTCCTATTTTCTTAGTATTATTTTCTATAGCTGGTGGTACATTTGGAATGGCTGAGGAGGCTATCGTCTTTGTTCCAATAGGGATAGCCTTAGCAAGAGCACTAGGTTTCGATGCTATTACTGGTACAGCTATGATAACTTTGGGTGCAGCTTGTGGATTTACTTCAGGTTTTATGAATCCATTTACAGTAGGAGTTGCTCAAGGCATAGCTGAATTACCACTATTTTCAGGTATAGGATTAAGGCTTATTATTTTAGTCTTTATGCTTATAGTTACTGCATGGTATGTTATGAGATATGGAAATATGGTTAAGAAAGATCCATCAAAGAGTATAGTTAGAGAATTAGAATTAGAGGAAAAAGATAAAGTTATAGATTTAACAAACATACCAAAGCTTGAATCAAATCACTATTTAGTACTTTTAGCAGTCGTAGCAGGTTTTGGATTTATAATTTGGGGAGTATTCAAATCTGGATGGTATATTACAGAGATAGGCTCTATGTTTTTAGCAATGGGTATAGTTGGAGGTTTCTTAGGGAAATTAGGACCAAGTAAAATTGCCGAAGAATTTGTAAAAGGGGCTAGATCAATCGTATTTGGAGCTTTGGTTGTTGGTATTGCTAGAGGTATATTGATAGTTATGGAAGATGGTTTAATTATAGATTCTATAATTAATGGGTTAGCTTTAGCTATTAAAAATTTACCTAAATCGATTTCAGTTTTAGGAATGTATGTAGTGCAAGTTATAATTAACTTCTTTATTCCATCTGGTAGTGGACAAGCTGCTGCTACTATGCCAATAATGGCACCATTAGCAGATGTTATTGGAGTAAACAGACAGGTAGCAGTTACAGCTTATCAGTTCGGTGATGGATTTACAAATTCAATTATTCCAACATCAGCAGCTTTAATGGGTGTTCTTTCAATAGCTAAGATTAAATATGAAAAATGGGTAAAATTCTTATGGCCTTTAATGTTGATGTGGTTAGGTTTAGGAGCTATATTCTTGATTATAGCGAATGCTATAAATTATGGACCTTTCTAA
- a CDS encoding IclR family transcriptional regulator, producing MDSKITSIEKTFMILKRLAHEPYEMTALELSEELKINRSTVHRILNTLKNQMLVLQNPFNKKYSLGPECYHIGIAYLSNQSNSEQIRYILNDIAMETKQSVGYAMLIGGKIINIYEIENYQPIKIGYRPGSYYPIHCGVYGKTIMAFYEPIEELREIVYCSDLYKKTPYTITDPEELLKEYEKIRKNGYAISDEESLLGAIGIGAPVRNSKGKVIACVGAACLKSNLGDGELEFIKNKVIEGAQKISKLLP from the coding sequence ATGGATAGTAAAATAACATCAATAGAAAAAACATTTATGATTCTTAAGCGTTTAGCTCATGAGCCTTATGAAATGACTGCACTTGAGTTAAGTGAAGAATTAAAAATAAACAGAAGTACAGTTCATAGAATTTTAAATACCTTAAAAAATCAAATGTTAGTGCTTCAAAATCCATTTAATAAAAAATATTCTTTAGGGCCTGAATGTTATCATATAGGAATTGCTTATTTAAGCAATCAAAGCAATTCTGAACAGATTAGATATATACTTAATGATATTGCAATGGAAACAAAACAATCAGTTGGCTATGCAATGCTTATTGGAGGTAAGATAATCAACATATATGAAATAGAAAATTATCAACCTATAAAGATAGGTTATAGACCAGGAAGTTATTATCCAATTCATTGCGGAGTTTATGGAAAGACTATTATGGCTTTTTATGAGCCAATTGAGGAATTAAGAGAAATAGTTTATTGTTCAGACTTGTATAAAAAAACTCCTTATACTATTACTGATCCGGAAGAATTACTAAAAGAATACGAGAAGATTCGTAAAAATGGTTATGCAATTAGTGATGAAGAGAGTTTGTTAGGGGCAATAGGTATAGGAGCTCCTGTTAGAAATTCTAAAGGAAAAGTTATTGCATGTGTTGGAGCAGCATGTTTAAAAAGCAACTTAGGAGATGGAGAATTAGAATTTATTAAAAATAAAGTTATAGAAGGGGCACAAAAAATTAGCAAATTATTACCTTGA
- a CDS encoding S-layer homology domain-containing protein — MKKHISFLLVFSLVIGMFMPMTVVNAQGTDPNIILYETIRDSIIGQSLQNTDVDSLILVDSIRTLQGTGFLSGLINDITNVLNSNENNIAFKNFLKDNYEIDKANVDKLINILRDWSDVNSNDEDIFLKLFTRLKQGQDLDPVNDKDVLDYIAALRETVTTEMSNVITKWNNEVLLDSNRKTEFALEVIGKILSNINAEKDSQGNLVFSLTSDTNKLDQDLINIENEFLNDVVPRLSTQSFSYVDAINDCIPVLNQAVQEVIDTTSLSVDDMVNLIQALGINYIDNQESISIEAVYHRHLTDLEIVLSDVPSERPTALSVDVTRTINGVLDTDFQWNGGMSSWDENTRTLTINELELVPGAEYSVTYKDTESGITIENLTQINYTNLDIIFSDVPSEVPTALSVDLTRVVDGVVDTSFEWNGGMSSFNAGTKTLTIYRIPYVENAVEGQTVVYGVSYKGSEPVYSQPVSDQGSSVSLESVSYKNLTDLEIILSDVPSERPTALSVDVTRTINGVLDTSFAWNGGMSSWDAANRKLSIYGIDSVEGAKYSVTYKDTASGISVESVTQNDYNAIEIVFTGIPSEEPTATSVDITRTINGVLDTSFAWNGGTSVWFDFIKTLRIINIPLPEPTSVDQSVVYSITYNGVTMDTEPILVKAAVSSNPPSSGTTKPKDSSSDDTDKSEETLVEVNVPEDPEEPVTGTVGEESTTVEVKDGMTKVSVKEETIVSAIEDIVNAVKESEDERKAQLVLELANTEDLNLSVSLPSQAITKLLENNVDLIIKSDDIEYNIPADMLDSKDIPEDAVVEIKSKELSEDEVKTIKETAQKEGNIAKVLDFSLEVNTEKEVKSLTKFNNYIVIKINVDGLGDKDKLGIYYLNEETNELEFIGGKIKDGKLIMKTNHFSKYAVIESNKQFADTVKHWSKYYVESMAAKHVVDGYPDGTFMPEKKITRAEFAKIVVKALELDLVKYTDGFSDVTSDAWYADYIATAKAAGLVEGYEDGTFKPNQEITRLEMAALLSRAVKDVELTEDDIEAILKAYADNDEIQKWGRGYAAKVIKAELMIGVTHNTFVPNGKTTRAEAATAIYRLYNR; from the coding sequence ATGAAGAAGCATATCTCATTTTTACTCGTTTTTTCACTTGTTATTGGTATGTTTATGCCGATGACAGTAGTAAATGCACAGGGAACTGATCCAAACATTATTCTTTATGAAACAATTAGAGACAGTATAATAGGACAAAGTTTGCAAAATACAGATGTAGATTCACTAATATTAGTTGATTCTATACGTACTTTACAAGGAACAGGATTTTTAAGTGGGCTTATTAATGATATAACAAATGTTCTAAATTCAAATGAAAACAATATAGCTTTTAAAAACTTTTTGAAAGATAATTATGAAATAGACAAGGCAAATGTTGATAAGCTTATAAACATATTAAGAGATTGGTCAGATGTTAATTCAAATGATGAAGACATATTTTTAAAGCTATTCACTAGATTAAAGCAAGGGCAAGATTTAGATCCAGTAAATGATAAAGATGTATTAGACTATATAGCAGCTCTAAGAGAAACTGTTACTACTGAAATGAGTAATGTTATTACTAAATGGAACAATGAAGTATTATTAGATAGCAATAGAAAGACTGAATTTGCACTTGAAGTTATAGGTAAGATTTTATCTAATATTAATGCAGAAAAAGACAGCCAAGGTAATTTAGTATTTAGTTTGACAAGCGATACTAATAAGCTTGATCAAGACCTTATAAATATAGAAAATGAATTTTTAAACGATGTAGTTCCAAGATTGAGCACACAAAGTTTTAGCTATGTAGATGCAATTAACGATTGTATCCCAGTTCTAAACCAAGCTGTGCAAGAAGTTATTGATACTACTAGCTTATCTGTTGATGATATGGTAAATTTAATACAAGCTTTAGGAATAAACTATATAGATAACCAAGAATCTATAAGTATTGAAGCTGTATATCATAGACATCTAACTGACTTAGAGATTGTATTGTCAGATGTACCATCAGAACGACCAACAGCATTATCAGTAGATGTTACAAGAACAATAAATGGAGTACTAGATACAGATTTTCAGTGGAATGGTGGAATGTCTAGTTGGGATGAGAATACAAGAACATTGACTATAAATGAGTTAGAGTTAGTTCCTGGTGCAGAGTACAGCGTTACTTATAAAGATACAGAGTCTGGTATAACTATTGAAAATCTTACTCAAATTAACTATACTAACTTAGATATTATTTTTTCAGATGTACCATCAGAAGTACCGACTGCATTATCAGTAGATTTAACAAGAGTTGTAGATGGTGTTGTAGATACTAGTTTTGAATGGAATGGCGGAATGTCTAGTTTTAATGCCGGTACAAAAACTTTAACTATTTATCGTATACCTTATGTAGAAAACGCTGTAGAAGGTCAAACTGTAGTTTATGGTGTATCTTATAAAGGTTCAGAACCTGTATATTCACAGCCAGTTTCTGACCAAGGTTCTTCAGTATCTTTAGAATCAGTATCATATAAGAATTTGACTGACTTAGAGATTATATTGTCAGATGTACCATCAGAACGACCAACAGCATTATCAGTAGATGTTACAAGAACAATAAATGGAGTATTAGATACATCTTTTGCTTGGAATGGTGGAATGTCCAGTTGGGATGCAGCAAATAGAAAATTATCAATCTATGGAATTGATTCTGTAGAAGGTGCAAAATATAGCGTAACTTACAAAGATACAGCTTCAGGAATAAGTGTAGAAAGTGTTACTCAGAATGATTACAATGCAATAGAGATTGTCTTTACAGGTATACCATCAGAAGAACCAACAGCAACATCGGTAGATATAACAAGAACTATAAATGGAGTATTAGATACATCTTTTGCTTGGAATGGTGGTACTTCAGTTTGGTTTGATTTTATTAAAACTCTTAGAATAATAAACATTCCATTGCCTGAACCTACTAGTGTAGACCAAAGCGTTGTATATTCTATTACGTACAATGGAGTTACAATGGATACAGAACCAATATTAGTAAAAGCTGCAGTTAGCAGTAATCCACCAAGTAGTGGTACAACAAAACCTAAGGATTCATCTAGTGATGATACTGATAAATCTGAAGAAACTTTAGTTGAGGTTAATGTACCAGAAGACCCAGAAGAACCTGTAACAGGAACAGTAGGTGAAGAAAGTACAACTGTAGAAGTTAAAGATGGTATGACAAAAGTATCAGTAAAAGAAGAAACTATTGTTTCAGCAATAGAAGATATAGTAAATGCAGTTAAAGAATCAGAAGATGAAAGAAAAGCACAGTTAGTTCTAGAATTAGCTAATACAGAAGATCTAAACTTAAGTGTATCATTGCCAAGTCAAGCAATAACTAAGTTATTAGAAAATAATGTTGATTTGATTATAAAATCTGATGATATTGAATATAATATTCCTGCTGATATGTTAGATAGTAAAGATATACCTGAAGATGCAGTTGTAGAAATAAAATCTAAAGAGTTAAGTGAAGATGAAGTTAAGACTATAAAGGAAACCGCTCAAAAAGAAGGAAATATTGCGAAAGTGCTAGACTTCTCATTAGAAGTAAATACTGAAAAAGAAGTTAAATCTTTAACTAAATTTAATAACTATATTGTAATAAAAATAAATGTTGATGGGCTAGGCGATAAAGACAAGTTAGGAATATATTACTTAAATGAAGAAACAAATGAGCTTGAATTTATTGGTGGTAAAATTAAAGATGGTAAATTAATTATGAAAACAAATCATTTCAGTAAGTATGCTGTTATTGAATCTAATAAACAATTTGCAGATACAGTTAAGCACTGGTCAAAATACTATGTTGAATCAATGGCGGCTAAGCATGTAGTTGATGGATATCCAGATGGAACATTTATGCCTGAGAAAAAGATTACAAGAGCGGAATTTGCTAAAATTGTTGTAAAGGCACTTGAATTAGATTTAGTAAAATATACTGATGGATTTAGTGATGTAACAAGTGATGCATGGTATGCAGATTATATAGCAACAGCAAAAGCAGCTGGGTTAGTAGAAGGATATGAAGATGGAACATTTAAACCAAATCAAGAGATTACTAGATTAGAAATGGCAGCTTTATTGAGTAGAGCAGTTAAAGATGTAGAGTTGACAGAAGATGATATAGAAGCTATTCTTAAAGCTTATGCAGATAATGATGAAATACAAAAATGGGGAAGAGGTTATGCTGCTAAAGTTATTAAGGCAGAGCTTATGATTGGCGTAACACATAATACATTTGTTCCTAATGGAAAGACTACTAGAGCAGAAGCAGCAACTGCTATATATAGGTTGTATAATAGATAG